The genomic DNA AGGTTGAAGTGGCGGGCAATGAAGACGATGGCTCAGGGATGCCCAGGGAGGGTAGCTCTGGAAACACTCCTGAGCctatagagagagaaacaagggaAATAAGGAGAAAAAGAAATACTCCTGGTGCTGACTTCAAACTCTGTAACAAGGCTAGTACACAAAATGTAAAGTGTCTATATGAAACTCTTCACTGTTTTCCAACAGGTTGACTGACCAGTTCCTCCACCCATGCATTGTACCCTGGCGGGCTGATGGCCATCTCAATGATAGTAGCCATAATGAGAACGATGAGACAACGGGAGACGTACTTCCACATGTAGAAATAGAAGGCATGGGGCCGGAAACCCAACATATCCTCCAGGTCCTGCATAAatcttacacacacatacaggtggGTTTAAAATAGGTCCAGACAAATCCTTCAGTTTACAGTATTCACATGTTCCTTGACTCTTTCTCTTCACCCTCTTATCAAACTTTCCTCTTATATCATATGAATATGAATCAGTGATGATCAGTGTGTTCACTTTTAAAAGCTACCTCTCACACTATGCGGCTCTCTGGGGAGACGCCATCCTGTACCTCTTGGTGCCGTAGATCCAGGCCACTGACACATTCTCTAGGATGACCACGACAGTGAGTGGCAGACCAGCAGAATAGTTATCAAACATGATGACAAAGTAGTTCCCAGAGCGCTGGACGAAGAGCAGGCCACAGATAAAGGCTATGATTACAGCAGCACACtgaaaacagataaacagataaaacTACACTTTATGGAACAACGCAGACTatgaaaagacacacacagatgcatacacacacacgctaacatgcactctacacacacgtacattgtaatgttgtaatattgttgtattgtggtattatacacagtggtataaagtacttactggaagtaaaaatacattaaagtactactttagtcgtttttttgggtatctgtactatCTGtaggctggagaatatcgccgccccaaggctgagctggaggcagcgtaagccgagaggcggtggtatgaggaagcagcacggcggcgcggctggaagcccgaaaGCGGCCCCAAAAGTtattgggggaggcacacggggagtgtggcgaagggaggtaggagacctgcgccaacttcccgtgcttacaGGAGAGATCCGacagagagggaccgggcaggcaccgtgttatgccgtgaggcgcacggtgtccccggtgcgtgtgcatagccccaTGCGGTACatcccagctcctcgtatcggccgggctagagtgggcatcgagccaggtgccatgaagccggctcagcgcatctggtctccagtgcgtctcctcgggccagtGTACATGGCAcgagccttacgcatggtgtccccggttcgccagcacagcccagtgcgggctattccacctcactggcctggctacggggagcattcaaccaggtaaggttggccaggctcggtgctcgagacctcctgtGCGCCTTACCTCCAcgtaccagccctccggtggcagccccccgcaccaggctgtctctccgtcttctccctacaggtgctcccttctccctacaggtgctcccgtctgtcctgagctgccagagtctcccgtctgtcctgagctgccagagtctcccgtctgttgGAACTGAGGGGCTCCTCACCACCAGTCCATCTCACTGCTAGTTGATGCCACACTTTCAGTGAAATGGcatagtgtgtgtgaatgttaatacatacagtatacagtactaagAGGCAATTTCAATATCTTTTTCATTCAGATGGTCTATATAGGCAGGAGGAGTATGTTATTGTCTCATGTTCCTGACAATCTTTTGAGCCTCCATGTCAACGAGGACAGGCAGAAGCTAAATAAAACAAGGTCAGGAAATCCATCAATTATTAAAGTGCACTCTTTCATACATTTTCACTGTGATCTCTTAAGAAATAAAAGAGCCATCCCTTGCCTCTCCCACGCCACTCTCAGCCACATGGAACTCCAACGGGGGGCTGTCTCCCCCCACACACAGTCTCCGCCTCTCTTTCACGATCTAGTACATTATCCAGTTTACTCATCTTTATAGTCCTATTTTTTTATCTGTTACTTACTCATACAAATGTTTGTCACATTCTATGGAATGAAAAATGTGAGATTGTGAGAAATGTGAGCTTTCTCCATCATAGTAACACAGAGAATCAGAATACTTGTTTTAAGTTGTGTGAGGTGATGCAGACAAGGGGAACAATGTTTAGACAGGCTTTGCTCAATTACAATTCAAGGCATATCTATTATGTCCCCCTGAAAGAGAGTTTGCCTCACTAGCAATTGCAAAATCCAGATCAACAGATTCACACAAAGTTTTTTTCCATTCCATAAAGCAACTGAGGAAAAACACTATTTCTACTGTGTGTACCACTTCAATGAAGAAGAAAAACACGATTTCTACTGTGTGTACCACTTCAATGAAGAAGAAAAACACTATTTCTACTGTGTGTACCACTTCAATGAAGAAGAAAAACACGATTTCTACTGTGTGTACCACTTCAATGAAGAAGAAAAACACTATTTCTACTGTGTGTACCACTTCAATGAAGAAGAAAAATGCAATTTTTGACAACTCAGTAAAGCATCAACTCCGTCATATTTCTGTTAACGTCAACTCTGTCAGAGAGCTGAAAGTTGTAATAGAATGGTTGTTTTACTTGGCATTTTCAAATTAATAATTTTACAGAGTTTAGAATTGTttatatttaacttttatttttaggggggaaaatatgtttgttttgagaatacagtgcattcgaaagtattcagaccccttgtgttACCTAtaagcctaattctaaaattgattaaatcgttttatttaacctttgtttaactgggaaagttagttaagaaccaattcttatttacaatgacggcctaccccagccaaacccggatgacgttgggcaaattgtgcgctgccctatgggactcccaatcacagccggatgtgatacagactggattcaaaccagggactgtagtgatgccttagaccgctgtgccactcgggagcctctcCTACGCAATACCCCAcgatgacaaagaaaaaacagggttttagaaatgtAGATATCACATGTACATACTTTTTTGGAccatttactcaatactttgttgaagcaccttgggcagtgattacagcctcaagtcttcttgggtatgatgctacaagctaggcatacctgtatttggggagtttctaccattcttctctgcagatcttctcaacctctgtcaggtttgatggggagcatcgctgcacagctattttcaggtctctccatagatgttttatcgggttcaagtccgggctctggctgggccactcaagaacattcagagacttgtcccaaaactactcctgcgttgtcttggctgtgtgcttagggtcgttgtcctgttggaagttgaaccttcgcaacagtcagaggtcctgagcactctggagcaggttttcatcaaggatctctctgtacattgctccgttcatctttccctcgatcctgactagtct from Oncorhynchus clarkii lewisi isolate Uvic-CL-2024 chromosome 7, UVic_Ocla_1.0, whole genome shotgun sequence includes the following:
- the LOC139412625 gene encoding sodium-dependent neutral amino acid transporter SLC6A17-like, with protein sequence MYCAAVIIAFICGLLFVQRSGNYFVIMFDNYSAGLPLTVVVILENVSVAWIYGTKRFMQDLEDMLGFRPHAFYFYMWKYVSRCLIVLIMATIIEMAISPPGYNAWVEELAQECFQSYPPWASLSHRLHCPPLQPDV